A stretch of the Rhinoderma darwinii isolate aRhiDar2 chromosome 3, aRhiDar2.hap1, whole genome shotgun sequence genome encodes the following:
- the SLC13A4 gene encoding solute carrier family 13 member 4, with translation MAAVWTHLMRSKNLVLVISIPLLLLPLPLLHPSSESSCAYVLIVTAVYWVSEAVPLGAAALVPAFLFPLFGVLKSSEVAAEYVKNTTLLLMGVICLAASVEKWNLHRRIALRMVMMSGAKPGMLLMCFMCCTALLSMWLSNTSSTAMVMPIADAVLQQLTRADEEHEGTVVNGSTAPENAQQKGGKEKQNQPSIELIFINEEATAKDLSKLIQSKNLNGVHMIANPMRIVKPPNNGQSLPQTQILVLPSTESKDPKEQGKYRSKHDHMICKCLSLSVSYAATIGGITTIIGTSTSLIFLEHFKNRYPDAEVVNFGTWFVFSLPITVIVLFLTWVWLHWLFLGCNFRETCSLSKTQKTRQEELSERRIQEEYEKLGKMSYPEKVTVFFFILMTLLWFTREPGFVPGWESLFDKKGFRTDATVSVFLGFLLFLIPSRRPQFTCFGKGESGQSEDKEEDGPHLGGPMLTWQEFQKHMPWEIVVLVGGGYALAAGCKTSGLSTWIGRQMECLSSLPSWAVSLLACILVSAVTEFVSNPATITIFLPILCSLSETLRINPLYTLIPVAMCISFAVMLPVGNPPNAIVYNYGHCRIKDMVKAGLGVNVIGLGIIMVAINTWGISLFQLNTFPDWAMIQNVTQHL, from the exons ATGGCAGCGGTGTGGACCCACCTTATGCGCTCCAAGAACCTGGTCCTGGTCATCTCCATCCCGCTGctgctgctccccctccccctgcTGCACCCCAGCAGT GAATCTTCCTGCGCCTACGTCCTCATAGTGACCGCCGTGTACTGGGTATCAGAGGCCGTTCCCCTTGGAGCCGCTGCCTTAGTCCCTGCGTTCCTCTTCCCACTTTTCGGGGTGCTGAAGTCCAGTGAG GTGGCTGCAGAATATGTTAAGAACACGACACTTCTTCTCATGGGGGTCATCTGCTTGGCAGCTTCCGTAGAAAAATGGAATCTACATAGGCGAATAGCTCTAAGAATGGTCATGATGTCCGGAGCAAAGCCGGGaat GCTCTTAATGTGCTTCATGTGCTGCACTGCTCTGCTCTCCATGTGGCTCTCTAATACATCATCCACCGCCATGGTGATGCCCATCGCTGATGCAGTTTTGCAGCAGCTGACACGCGCTGATGAGGAGCACGAGGGAACGGTGGTCAATGGCTCTACGGCACCGGAAAACGCACAGCAGAAAG GTGGAAAGGAGAAGCAGAACCAACCTTCAATTGAACTCATATTCATCAATGAGGA ggCAACAGCAAAGGACCTCAGCAAACTTATACAAAGCAAG AATCTCAATGGCGTTCATATGATTGCCAACCCTATGAGAATCGTGAAGCCCCCTAATAATGGGCAGTCTCTTCCTCAG ACCCAGATTCTGGTACTACCATCTACTGAGTCCAAGGATCCCAAAGAACAAGGGAAATACAGATCCAAGCATGACCATATGATCTGCAAGTGCCTGTCACTAAGCGTCTCCTATGCAGCGACCATCGGAGGCATTACCACCATTATTGGGACCTCCACCAGTCTCATCTTTCTGGAGCACTTCAAGAA TCGGTACCCGGATGCGGAGGTGGTGAACTTTGGCACCTGGTTTGTGTTCAGTTTACCCATTACCGTCATCGTCTTATTTCTGACCTGGGTCTGGCTGCATTGGCTGTTTCTTGGCTGCAA TTTCAGGGAAACCTGTTCTCTCAGTAAGACACAGAAGACCAGACAGGAAGAGTTGTCAGAGCGACGCATCCAGGAGGAATATGAGAAGTTGGGGAAAATGAG TTACCCAGAAAAGGTCAccgtcttcttcttcatcctgatGACCCTGCTCTGGTTTACACGGGAACCCGGGTTCGTTCCAGGCTGGGAATCCCTATTTGATAA GAAGGGTTTCAGGACGGACGCTACAGTGTCAGTGTTCCTGGGATTCTTGCTGTTCCTGATTCCATCTAGGAGACCCCAATTTACCTGCTTTGGAAAAGGGGAGTCAG GACAGAGTGAGGACAAGGAAGAAGATGGACCCCACCTGGGAGGCCCCATGTTGACTTGGCAGGAATTCCAGAAGCATATGCCCTGGGAGATTGTGGTGTTGGTTGGAGGGGGTTACGCCCTCGCTGCTGGGTGTAAG ACCTCAGGCCTCTCCACTTGGATCGGGCGTCAGATGGAATGTCTGAGCAGCCTCCCGTCCTGGGCCGTCAGCCTTCTCGCTTGCATTCTGGTCTCTGCTGTGACGGAATTTGTCAGTAACCCTGCTACCATTACTATATTCCTGCCGATCTTATGCAGCCTG TCGGAAACTCTTCGCATTAACCCTTTATACACACTGATTCCGGTTGCCATGTGCATCTCATTTGCGGTGATGCTACCAGTGGGGAACCCGCCGAATGCCATTGTATATAACTACGGGCACTGCAGGATCAAAGACATG